Proteins encoded in a region of the Podarcis muralis chromosome 2, rPodMur119.hap1.1, whole genome shotgun sequence genome:
- the LOC114589986 gene encoding claudin-34-like translates to MSANVSPGPLLSKPPMWVKEGSLVVQWLSLVSGLQISACLVDILALSMCILSTLSVNWRVWSVENIEGIGSGNIWIGIWDVCFWKDPSNDGNSFWHCEDLDEQHPTLPKEIFIAQDLMALASIMNSVALGLISFALYNVFKPRKHKDFLFRFFRLGAFLNLVAGILVLISVVWNMSAVLQNGEIDFPETFELPQIPSEQHIGPSIYLGYIAAGFQLLSAALVGIERCCIRTTTTDTSLIETVVVITPGSAVKSESLTTCSKCGSLLDLVIQEKSSTVEMEERCAKDLVIPEESCAVEMEESRTPQSSPEGHQSPPEVPKHTIIHVIPYNRES, encoded by the coding sequence ATGTCTGCCAATGTCTCCCCTggtcccctcctctccaaaccCCCCATGTGGGTGAAAGAAGGCTCCCTGGTGGTCCAATGGCTGAGCTTAGTTTCCGGCCTCCAGATATCTGCATGCCTGGTGGATATTTTGGCCTTGTCAATGTGCATTTTGTCAACACTCAGTGTCAACTGGCGAGTGTGGAGTGTGGAAAACATCGAGGGAATCGGCTCTGGAAACATCTGGATTGGAATCTGGGATGTCTGCTTTTGGAAAGACCCTTCTAACGACGGAAACTCTTTTTGGCATTGCGAAGACCTCGATGAGCAGCATCCAACCCTCCCGAAGGAAATTTTTATTGCACAGGATTTAATGGCACTAGCTTCAATTATGAATTCAGTGGCCCTGGGATTAATTTCATTTGCCTTGTACAATGTGTTCAAGCCCAGAAAACATAAGGATTTTCTCTTTCGCTTTTTTAGGCTTGGAGCTTTCCTGAACTTAGTTGCAGGGATACTCGTCCTGATTTCTGTGGTATGGAACATGTCTGCTGTCTTGCAAAATGGGGAAATTGACTTCCCTGAAACTTTTGAATTGCCTCAAATTCCCAGCGAGCAGCATATTGGACCTTCTATTTATCTAGGCTATATCGCTGCAGGTTTCCAGCTGCTGAGTGCAGCATTGGTTGGGATTGAGAGATGTTGCATCAGGACCACCACAACAGATACATCTCTAATAGAAACTGTAGTGGTGATTACCCCAGGAAGCGCGGTGAAAAGCGAGAGTCTTACTACTTGTTCGAAGTGTGGTTCTCTGCTGGACCTGGTAATTCAAGAGAAATCCTCcacagtggagatggaggaaagatGTGCAAAAGATCTTGtaattccagaggaatcctgcgcagTAGAGATGGAGGAAAGCCGTACGCCCCAAAGCTcacctgaaggacatcaaagTCCACCTGAAGTCCCAAAACATACTATTATACATGTTATACCCTACAACAGGGAGTCGTAA
- the LOC114592810 gene encoding uncharacterized protein LOC114592810, producing MSSKVSPAPLLSKPPLRVKEGSLVVRWLRLVSCLRLCAFLMDIMAWMMCIASIAIVNWRVWRVENIKGIGSGNIWIGIWQVCFLKDPSNDGNYYYYCEELHEQHPNLPREIFIAQDLMALAAIMNSAALGLQSFALCNVFEPRKHKDFLSTFFGLGALLNLPAGILILISVIWNMSAVLQNGGIDFPETFELPQIPSEQHIGPSIYLGYIAAGFQLLSAAFVGMERCCIRTTATDTSQIETVVVITPGSAVKSESLTTCSKCGSLLDLVIQEKSSAVEMEETHAEDLVKSCAVEMEEGCASDLVIPEESCTVEMEESCASDLVIPEESCTVEMKEGCASDLVIPEESCTVEMEESCASDLVIPEESCTVEMEESCASDLVIPEESCAVEMEESHTPKGYLKDIKGHLMSPNIRLYM from the coding sequence ATGTCTTCCAAGgtctcccctgctcccctcctctccaaaccCCCCCTGCGGGTGAAAGAAGGCTCCCTGGTAGTCAGATGGCTGAGATTAGTGTCCTGCCTCCGGTTGTGTGCATTCCTGATGGATATTATGGCCTGGATGATGTGCATTGCCTCAATAGCCATTGTCAACTGGCGAGTGTGGCGTGTAGAAAACATAAAGGGAATTGGCTCTGGAAACATCTGGATCGGAATCTGGCAGGTCTGTTTTTTGAAAGACCCTTCGAACGACGGaaactattattactattgtgaagagctccatgaACAACATCCAAACCTCCCGAGGGAAATTTTTATTGCTCAGGACTTAATGGCCTTAGCTGCCATTATGAATTCAGCGGCCCTTGGATTGCAGTCATTTGCCCTCTGCAATGTGTTCGAGCCCAGAAAACATAAGGATTTTctctcaaccttttttgggcttgGAGCTCTGCTGAACTTACCAGCAGGGATACTCATCCTGATTTCCGTGATATGGAACATGTCTGCTGTCTTACAAAATGGGGGAATTGACTTCCCTGAAACTTTTGAATTGCCTCAAATTCCCAGCGAGCAGCATATTGGACCTTCTATTTATCTAGGCTATATCGCTGCAGGTTTCCAGCTGCTGAGTGCAGCATTTGTTGGGATGGAGAGATGTTGCATCAGGACCACCGCAACAGATACATCTCAAATAGAAACTGTAGTGGTGATTACCCCAGGAAGCGCGGTGAAAAGCGAGAGTCTTACTACTTGTTCAAAGTGTGGTTCTCTGCTGGACCTGGTAATTCAAGAGAAATCCTCtgcagtggagatggaggaaacccATGCGGAAGATCTTGTCAAATCCTGCGCAGTTGAGATGGAGGAAGgttgtgcaagtgatcttgtcattccagaggaatcctgcacagttgagatggaggaaagctgtgcaagtgatcttgtcattccagaggaatcctgcacagTTGAGATGAAGGaaggctgtgcaagtgatcttgtcattccagaggaatcctgcacagttgagatggaggaaagctgtgcaagtgatcttgtcattccagaggaatcctgcacagttgagatggaggaaagctgtgcaagtgatcttgtcattccagaggaatcctgcgcagtggagatggaggaaagccatACACCCAAAGGTTACCTGAAGGACATCAAAGGCCACCTGATGTCCCCAAACATACGATTATACATGTGA